Proteins encoded by one window of Vibrio algicola:
- the pspB gene encoding envelope stress response membrane protein PspB: protein MMTFLATPLVVFMIFVAPLWLILHYRSKRQVGHGLSGEELEQLKQLASKAEGMQARIKTLEKILDSEAPNWR from the coding sequence ATGATGACATTTCTTGCCACACCTTTAGTGGTATTTATGATTTTCGTCGCCCCTTTATGGCTGATTTTACATTATCGCAGTAAGCGACAAGTCGGACATGGATTGTCAGGTGAGGAACTTGAGCAGTTAAAACAACTCGCGAGTAAAGCCGAAGGCATGCAAGCGCGGATCAAAACATTAGAAAAAATCTTAGATTCAGAAGCCCCAAACTGGAGGTAA